Proteins encoded together in one Cyanobium sp. ATX 6F1 window:
- a CDS encoding ABC transporter permease, giving the protein MDLLYETLFNGLAIGSVLVLAALGLAVVFGLMGVINMAHGELMMIGAYTTYVVQNIFKAAVPEALFPIYILIAIPIAFLVSGLAGLLLEKTVIRRLYGRPLETLLATWGVSLILQQFVRSVSSAFAIGLVLAVALGLLLPRLTPKAWWQQRWTPILAVGNWLVAGLVGIAVAAVLGQQRALDEPWFSARNLDVTAPSWLRGSIDVGAVNMPTARLFIIALTIAALVAVTWFLQKSVWGIRIRSVTQNRPMSDCLGIPTQKVDALTFLVGSGLAGVAGVAVTLLGSVGPNLGGNYIVDCFMVVVLGGVGKLMGTVVAALAIGVLSYVVGSGSLLLVWPAMPGGLNELITFFATTSMAKVLVFAIIVVFLQFRPAGIFPPKGRMVEA; this is encoded by the coding sequence CATCGGCTCGGTGCTGGTGCTCGCCGCACTCGGACTGGCCGTGGTCTTCGGGCTGATGGGCGTCATCAACATGGCCCATGGCGAGTTGATGATGATCGGGGCCTACACCACCTATGTGGTGCAGAACATCTTCAAGGCCGCCGTGCCGGAAGCGCTGTTCCCGATTTACATCTTGATTGCCATTCCGATCGCCTTCCTGGTCAGTGGTCTGGCCGGTCTGCTGCTGGAGAAGACCGTGATCCGCAGGCTCTACGGGCGGCCCCTGGAAACCCTGCTGGCCACCTGGGGGGTGAGCCTGATCCTGCAGCAGTTTGTGCGCTCGGTCTCGAGTGCCTTCGCCATCGGCCTGGTGCTGGCGGTGGCCCTCGGTCTGCTGCTGCCTCGCCTCACCCCCAAGGCCTGGTGGCAACAGCGCTGGACCCCGATCCTCGCCGTGGGCAACTGGCTCGTCGCCGGCCTGGTGGGGATCGCCGTGGCCGCCGTCCTCGGACAGCAGCGGGCCCTTGATGAACCCTGGTTCAGCGCCCGCAACCTCGATGTCACCGCGCCCAGCTGGCTGCGCGGTTCCATCGACGTGGGGGCCGTGAACATGCCGACTGCGCGCCTGTTCATCATCGCCCTCACCATCGCCGCCCTGGTGGCGGTCACCTGGTTCCTGCAGAAGAGCGTCTGGGGCATCCGCATCCGCTCGGTCACCCAGAACCGGCCGATGAGCGATTGCCTCGGCATCCCCACCCAGAAGGTGGATGCGCTCACCTTCCTGGTCGGCTCCGGTCTGGCCGGTGTGGCTGGTGTCGCCGTCACCCTGCTGGGATCGGTGGGCCCCAACCTCGGAGGCAATTACATCGTCGACTGCTTCATGGTCGTGGTGCTCGGAGGGGTGGGCAAGCTCATGGGCACGGTGGTGGCGGCCCTCGCCATCGGTGTGCTGAGTTATGTGGTCGGTTCCGGTTCGTTGCTTCTGGTCTGGCCTGCCATGCCCGGCGGCCTCAACGAGCTGATCACCTTCTTCGCCACCACCTCGATGGCCAAGGTGCTCGTGTTTGCGATCATCGTGGTCTTCCTGCAGTTCCGCCCGGCGGGGATCTTCCCGCCCAAGGGCCGCATGGTGGAGGCCTGA